The following are encoded in a window of Natranaeroarchaeum aerophilus genomic DNA:
- a CDS encoding SdpI family protein, with protein sequence MNTTHRFGLALGFVLLAAIASLVAAPDLPDQFVTNWDAGGEPDGTMSTAIGLWLLPAMTAGLVGLFALLPRIDPLRENITAFRPYYDWFVVVFAAYMTLLHVGMVAFNLGYEFDFTLLVLAGMIPLFYYVGVVLEQAKRNWFIGIRTPWTLSSDEVWDRTNALGATLFKWSALVALVGLVGGYVSGQIGLAFAAMFVPLLVTAFVPVAYSYYLYRDLESGDPSAV encoded by the coding sequence ATGAACACGACACACCGCTTTGGGCTCGCGCTCGGATTTGTCCTTCTCGCCGCGATCGCGAGCCTCGTCGCCGCGCCCGACCTCCCCGACCAGTTTGTCACCAACTGGGATGCGGGGGGTGAGCCGGACGGTACGATGTCGACGGCGATCGGGCTCTGGCTCTTGCCCGCCATGACAGCCGGGCTCGTCGGACTGTTTGCGCTACTGCCGCGGATCGACCCGCTCCGGGAGAATATCACGGCGTTCCGGCCCTACTACGACTGGTTCGTCGTCGTCTTCGCGGCGTACATGACCCTGCTTCACGTCGGGATGGTCGCGTTCAACCTCGGCTACGAGTTCGATTTCACGCTGCTCGTGCTCGCGGGGATGATTCCACTGTTTTACTACGTCGGCGTCGTCCTCGAACAGGCCAAACGCAACTGGTTTATCGGCATCCGGACGCCGTGGACCCTGAGTAGCGACGAGGTCTGGGACCGAACGAACGCCCTCGGCGCAACGCTGTTCAAATGGAGCGCGCTCGTCGCGCTCGTCGGACTCGTCGGTGGCTACGTCAGTGGGCAGATCGGACTCGCGTTCGCCGCCATGTTCGTCCCGTTGCTGGTGACCGCGTTCGTGCCAGTCGCCTACTCGTACTATCTGTATCGGGACCTCGAAAGCGGTGACCCGTCCGCCGTCTGA
- a CDS encoding FAD-binding and (Fe-S)-binding domain-containing protein, producing the protein MSDTYQSDSTTGVDVADDPRADYDYQGGEIERPDLVDDLGALVDGDVRFDSYSRQLYATDASAYQQLPIGVVSPRSTEDVAAVMEYCADREIPVLPRGGGTSLAGQAVNEAVVLDFKRHMNGFLSVDPDEEVARAQAGITLARLNDHLEEHDLKYAPDPAWGDKSVLGGCIGNNTTGAHSLKYHKADGYVESVETVLADGTVTEFGWVDVEDLDELAGDDDLEARIYAEVQSILEEHTDEIEAKFPDLKRNVSGYNLDRLVKDVNERGQVNVGRLLAGSEGTLAIVTAADVSLEPIPAETSVVLLTYDDIISAMEDVAPILEHDPAAVEVMDDVLLDLARDTGQFADLVATLPEGTDSTLLVEFYADSVAEGKQKVANLLADRLPTHDAEVEPDEPTSTDAPVNAVDALEAYDPDRQAKFWKMRKSGLPILLSRTGDEKHWPFVEDTAVPAENLPEYVADIQDVFDEHDTFASYYAHAGPGVLHIRPLLNIKTQDGLDTMAEISDALTDLVVEYDGSVSGEHGDGRARTKWNKKLYGDQLWTVFRDLKSTFDPQGLLNPGNVCGDPDPTENLRFDPEYSFDADFDPVLNWENDNGFQGMAELCHGCAGCEGHQDTTGGTMCPTYRATDEDITSTRGRANMLRNAMNGELPDELFTDEFVNEVLDLCIACKGCKNDCPSGVDMAKLKAEVTHEYHQREGIPLRDRLFANVETLFKLGSTFAPVSNIATSLPGTNWMAEQAMGIARERDLPSFHRKTFRKWMRSRGGSTVAEADAERKALLIADPYTDYTHPHVGKAAVEALEAAGVHVRVPDDVTDSGRPAFSKSMLDHARSTARENVDTLAPLIAEGWDVVTVEPSDAVMYQSDYQSLLAGEDVDAVAANTYGVCEYIDGFELDQEMSFDASAEPLAYHGHCQQKATRKDHHAVGVLRRAGYEVDALDSSCCGMAGSFGYQAEHYSMSQAIADTLFGQVDDSPGEQVVAPGASCRTQLSDYEAQHGEPPHPIERVADALASN; encoded by the coding sequence ATGAGCGACACTTATCAATCAGATTCGACGACTGGAGTCGATGTAGCAGACGACCCGCGGGCCGATTACGATTATCAGGGTGGCGAGATCGAACGGCCGGACCTCGTTGACGACCTCGGAGCACTGGTCGACGGGGACGTCCGATTTGACTCCTACAGCCGACAGCTGTACGCCACCGATGCAAGTGCCTACCAGCAGCTCCCGATCGGCGTCGTCTCACCGCGCTCGACCGAGGACGTCGCCGCGGTGATGGAGTACTGTGCCGACAGGGAGATTCCCGTCCTCCCACGAGGCGGTGGGACGAGCCTCGCCGGACAGGCAGTCAACGAGGCGGTCGTGCTGGATTTCAAACGCCACATGAACGGCTTTCTTTCTGTCGATCCCGACGAGGAAGTCGCGCGAGCGCAAGCTGGAATCACGCTTGCACGTCTCAACGATCATCTCGAGGAACACGACCTGAAGTACGCCCCTGATCCAGCGTGGGGCGACAAAAGCGTACTCGGTGGCTGTATCGGCAACAATACGACTGGCGCACACTCCCTGAAGTATCACAAAGCCGACGGATACGTCGAATCAGTCGAAACGGTGCTGGCCGACGGTACCGTGACGGAGTTCGGCTGGGTCGACGTGGAAGACCTCGACGAGCTCGCCGGGGATGACGATCTCGAAGCGCGGATCTACGCCGAGGTCCAGTCGATCCTCGAGGAACACACCGACGAGATCGAGGCGAAGTTCCCGGATCTCAAGCGCAACGTCTCGGGGTACAATCTCGATCGGCTGGTCAAGGACGTCAACGAGCGAGGACAGGTCAACGTCGGGCGGCTGTTGGCAGGCAGCGAGGGGACGCTTGCGATCGTCACGGCGGCGGACGTCTCCCTCGAACCGATCCCGGCCGAGACTTCGGTCGTTCTCCTGACCTACGACGATATCATCTCGGCGATGGAAGACGTCGCGCCGATTCTCGAACACGATCCCGCCGCCGTCGAGGTGATGGACGATGTCTTGCTCGATCTGGCGCGGGATACCGGTCAGTTCGCGGATCTCGTTGCGACACTCCCCGAGGGGACTGACTCGACGTTGCTCGTGGAGTTTTACGCGGATTCGGTCGCCGAAGGGAAACAGAAGGTGGCAAATCTGCTCGCCGACCGGCTCCCCACACACGACGCCGAGGTCGAACCGGACGAGCCGACCAGCACAGACGCACCGGTCAACGCCGTCGACGCGCTGGAGGCGTACGATCCCGACCGGCAGGCGAAGTTCTGGAAGATGCGCAAGTCCGGCCTGCCGATCCTGCTTTCCCGGACTGGCGACGAAAAACACTGGCCGTTCGTCGAGGATACGGCGGTACCTGCCGAGAACCTCCCCGAGTACGTCGCCGATATCCAGGACGTGTTCGACGAGCACGACACCTTCGCCTCGTACTACGCCCACGCCGGACCTGGCGTCCTTCACATCCGGCCACTGCTGAACATCAAGACACAGGACGGGCTGGACACGATGGCCGAAATCTCCGACGCGTTGACCGACCTCGTCGTCGAGTACGATGGCTCCGTCTCTGGCGAACACGGCGACGGGCGCGCCCGCACGAAGTGGAACAAGAAACTCTACGGCGACCAGCTGTGGACCGTCTTCCGTGACCTGAAATCGACGTTCGATCCACAGGGGCTGTTGAACCCAGGTAACGTCTGTGGCGACCCCGACCCAACCGAGAACCTGCGGTTCGACCCCGAGTATAGCTTCGATGCTGACTTCGATCCGGTGCTCAACTGGGAGAACGACAACGGCTTCCAGGGAATGGCCGAGCTCTGTCACGGCTGTGCTGGGTGTGAGGGCCATCAGGACACGACCGGCGGGACGATGTGCCCGACCTACCGGGCGACCGACGAGGATATCACCTCGACACGTGGGCGGGCGAACATGCTCCGGAACGCGATGAACGGCGAACTGCCCGACGAACTGTTCACCGACGAGTTCGTCAACGAAGTGCTCGATCTCTGTATCGCCTGCAAGGGCTGCAAGAACGACTGTCCGAGCGGCGTCGACATGGCGAAGCTCAAAGCCGAAGTCACCCACGAGTACCACCAGCGTGAGGGGATCCCGCTGCGTGATCGGCTCTTCGCCAACGTCGAGACGCTGTTCAAACTGGGGAGCACGTTTGCACCAGTCTCGAACATCGCGACGAGCCTTCCGGGAACCAACTGGATGGCCGAGCAGGCGATGGGAATCGCCCGCGAGCGTGATCTCCCGTCGTTCCACCGCAAGACGTTCCGAAAGTGGATGCGCTCGCGTGGTGGATCCACGGTGGCGGAAGCCGATGCGGAGCGAAAGGCGCTGCTGATCGCCGATCCCTACACCGACTACACGCACCCACACGTCGGAAAAGCCGCGGTCGAGGCGCTGGAGGCCGCAGGCGTCCACGTCCGGGTCCCCGACGACGTGACCGACAGTGGTCGCCCGGCGTTCTCGAAGAGTATGCTCGATCACGCCCGGTCGACCGCACGGGAGAACGTCGACACGCTTGCACCGCTCATCGCAGAGGGCTGGGATGTCGTAACGGTCGAGCCGTCCGACGCCGTCATGTACCAGTCGGACTACCAGTCCCTGCTTGCTGGCGAGGACGTCGACGCCGTCGCGGCCAACACCTACGGCGTCTGCGAGTATATCGACGGGTTCGAGCTCGATCAGGAGATGAGCTTCGACGCGAGCGCCGAGCCGCTGGCGTACCACGGCCACTGCCAGCAGAAGGCAACACGCAAGGACCACCACGCAGTCGGCGTGCTCCGGCGGGCCGGCTACGAGGTCGACGCACTGGATTCCTCGTGCTGTGGGATGGCCGGGTCCTTTGGCTATCAGGCCGAACACTACTCGATGAGTCAGGCGATCGCCGACACGCTCTTCGGGCAGGTCGACGACTCGCCGGGCGAGCAGGTCGTCGCGCCGGGGGCGTCCTGTCGGACACAGCTGTCTGACTACGAGGCCCAGCACGGCGAACCACCGCATCCGATCGAACGCGTCGCAGACGCGCTGGCGAGTAACTAG
- the pspAB gene encoding PspA-associated protein PspAB — MGLLDSIRSVLGVRAERDATSDADPDDLFGMSTAYLTMEANLGFEPTGYAALCFGDVNSHEFAGTVSDVRSILAEGEAETGTVSRFVDDDHGYRWVVFEDDEDFEDLVTNVYFAADTFIEEGYGSRLLAAVFAFEREGQPGDWIYSFRRGTFYPFAPTPGASHERDNQVELKLQSVLDGELEIEPDKEYWYPLWPSEGRHPWE; from the coding sequence ATGGGACTGCTCGACAGCATCCGGAGCGTGCTGGGGGTTCGGGCCGAACGGGACGCAACGAGCGACGCCGATCCCGACGACCTGTTCGGGATGAGCACGGCCTACCTGACGATGGAGGCGAACCTCGGCTTCGAGCCGACGGGCTACGCTGCGCTGTGTTTCGGTGACGTCAACAGCCACGAGTTCGCGGGGACCGTCAGCGACGTCCGGTCGATCCTCGCGGAAGGCGAGGCCGAGACCGGGACCGTCTCCCGCTTTGTCGACGACGATCACGGCTACCGCTGGGTCGTCTTCGAGGACGACGAGGATTTCGAGGATCTGGTGACCAACGTCTACTTCGCGGCGGATACGTTCATCGAGGAGGGGTACGGTTCGCGCCTGCTTGCGGCGGTCTTTGCCTTCGAGCGCGAGGGCCAGCCCGGCGACTGGATCTACTCGTTTCGCCGGGGGACGTTCTACCCGTTCGCGCCGACGCCGGGTGCGAGCCACGAGCGGGACAATCAGGTCGAACTCAAGCTACAGAGCGTCCTCGACGGCGAGCTAGAGATCGAACCGGACAAGGAGTACTGGTATCCGCTGTGGCCGAGCGAGGGGCGACACCCCTGGGAGTGA
- a CDS encoding universal stress protein gives MPVVAAVDQSERAQSVIRAARRLADDAAVSLHVVHVGEVGVPNPEGGYDADHERSLSTQKATQMARRIADDVDGVEEFDPVGLTGNTAEELIEYSTAQDADYIVVSARKRSPFGQAVFGSVTQALLLNADRPVVAVPSDHE, from the coding sequence ATGCCAGTCGTTGCCGCAGTCGATCAGTCGGAGCGAGCACAGTCCGTGATTCGGGCGGCGAGACGACTCGCTGACGACGCGGCTGTCAGCCTGCATGTGGTCCACGTGGGCGAAGTCGGTGTCCCGAACCCGGAAGGGGGATACGACGCGGACCACGAACGGAGCCTCTCGACGCAAAAGGCTACACAGATGGCCCGTCGGATCGCGGACGACGTCGATGGTGTCGAGGAGTTCGACCCCGTCGGACTGACGGGGAACACTGCTGAGGAACTGATCGAGTACAGCACCGCACAGGACGCCGACTACATCGTCGTGAGTGCGCGCAAACGGTCACCGTTCGGTCAGGCCGTGTTTGGGAGCGTCACCCAGGCGCTACTGCTGAACGCTGATCGGCCCGTCGTCGCGGTTCCCTCCGATCACGAGTGA
- a CDS encoding RNA-guided endonuclease InsQ/TnpB family protein encodes MEVRRTAPVKLVVPDERRDDLHKSARQFLYCANRAAEFCWDDDSYTNCITANSTARDALYAELREETDLTANLVQEAIRRAVQATKGCVERWKQGKRVSQPEFTSWSMVYDKRSATFYRNKVSLSTVNGRVECDFELPADSPTPYEQYVLSEGYEFRASTLQYDEVADEFYFHITTRKYDDDESEVSADTGHQTVLGIDLGVNSLAVASTGTFWQGDDYDHWCREFEKRRGEMQQRGTQAAHNALLRLGKREEAWRKQYIHRVANEIVSEAVEHDCDVIVFEDLSDIRERLPQAKWHHVWAFRRLYEYVSYKAPEQGVSVEQVESNHTSQRCSRTDCGFTHEANRHGEHFECQKCGYEVNADYNAAKNIGLHYARKRKHRLRSSPTSGGGDAPVDVRINGGTLNGESYQPIAGD; translated from the coding sequence ATGGAGGTACGTCGAACTGCGCCGGTCAAACTCGTCGTTCCCGATGAGCGGCGCGACGACCTCCACAAATCTGCGCGACAGTTCCTCTACTGTGCGAATCGTGCTGCCGAGTTCTGTTGGGACGACGACTCCTACACAAACTGCATCACTGCGAACTCAACTGCCCGAGATGCACTCTACGCGGAGCTGCGGGAAGAAACTGATCTCACTGCCAACCTCGTTCAAGAGGCCATCCGACGCGCCGTCCAAGCGACGAAAGGGTGTGTCGAACGGTGGAAACAGGGCAAGCGTGTGAGCCAACCGGAGTTCACCTCGTGGAGCATGGTCTACGATAAGCGAAGTGCCACATTCTACCGGAACAAAGTCTCGCTCTCAACTGTCAACGGGCGTGTTGAGTGTGACTTTGAACTCCCGGCAGACAGCCCAACGCCCTACGAACAGTACGTTCTTTCGGAGGGGTACGAGTTCCGGGCGAGCACACTGCAATACGACGAGGTGGCCGATGAGTTCTACTTCCACATTACAACCCGGAAGTATGATGACGACGAATCCGAGGTTTCGGCAGATACCGGGCACCAAACAGTCCTCGGTATCGACCTCGGCGTCAACAGCCTCGCAGTAGCTTCGACCGGCACGTTCTGGCAGGGAGACGACTACGACCATTGGTGCCGCGAGTTCGAGAAGCGGCGTGGTGAGATGCAACAGCGCGGCACGCAAGCCGCACACAACGCGCTTCTTCGCCTTGGAAAGCGTGAAGAAGCGTGGCGAAAGCAGTACATCCACAGGGTTGCCAATGAGATCGTTTCTGAAGCCGTCGAACACGACTGCGACGTAATCGTGTTCGAGGATTTGAGCGATATCCGTGAGCGTCTCCCGCAGGCTAAATGGCACCATGTTTGGGCGTTCCGACGCCTGTACGAGTACGTCTCCTACAAGGCACCAGAACAAGGCGTTTCCGTGGAGCAAGTCGAGTCGAACCACACGTCCCAGCGCTGTTCTCGGACGGATTGTGGCTTCACGCACGAAGCGAACCGCCACGGAGAACACTTCGAGTGCCAGAAATGCGGTTACGAGGTGAACGCGGACTATAATGCAGCGAAGAATATCGGGCTGCACTATGCCCGAAAGCGGAAACACAGACTCCGTTCCTCGCCCACGTCGGGGGGCGGAGACGCACCAGTAGACGTGCGTATAAATGGTGGGACGTTGAACGGCGAGAGTTACCAGCCTATTGCTGGGGACTGA
- a CDS encoding 2Fe-2S iron-sulfur cluster-binding protein, producing the protein MGVPVTVVADGEETTIDVERGANLREELLERGFPVYGTISQYANCGGRGLCSTCTVEVDPAPEPVHWHDAAAVRFGYPRLSCCIDVEEPLTVRLLDKHVWGQVLPRQL; encoded by the coding sequence ATGGGCGTTCCAGTGACGGTCGTCGCCGATGGGGAGGAGACGACAATCGACGTCGAGCGGGGCGCGAACCTTCGCGAGGAACTACTGGAACGGGGGTTCCCGGTGTACGGAACTATCTCACAGTACGCCAACTGCGGCGGGCGCGGGCTCTGTTCGACCTGCACTGTCGAGGTCGACCCCGCTCCGGAGCCTGTCCACTGGCACGACGCCGCCGCGGTCCGGTTCGGGTATCCGCGACTCTCCTGTTGCATCGACGTCGAGGAACCGCTGACCGTACGGCTGCTGGACAAGCACGTCTGGGGACAGGTGCTCCCCCGCCAGCTGTGA
- a CDS encoding universal stress protein: protein MPIDTSEARGHRQATFVTELPGVGESIHVSLLYVFDDPDRAETTAPRQISGGSAAFKRLQESGIGIEQLARTGKPAEEIVRTAEEIDADQIVLGGRKQSPSRSAVFGSVTQSVIRSTERPVTVTGGEMAET from the coding sequence ATGCCGATCGACACCAGCGAAGCGCGCGGACACCGACAGGCGACGTTCGTCACCGAACTCCCGGGTGTCGGCGAGTCCATTCACGTCTCGTTGCTGTACGTGTTCGACGATCCGGATCGGGCGGAGACGACTGCGCCGCGCCAGATCAGCGGCGGGAGCGCGGCGTTCAAGCGGCTACAGGAATCCGGCATCGGTATCGAACAGCTCGCCAGAACGGGCAAGCCGGCCGAGGAAATCGTCCGCACTGCAGAGGAGATCGACGCCGATCAGATCGTGCTCGGGGGACGCAAGCAGTCGCCGAGTCGATCTGCAGTGTTTGGGAGCGTCACCCAGTCGGTAATTCGGAGCACGGAGCGGCCGGTGACGGTAACAGGGGGCGAGATGGCCGAGACGTGA
- the radA gene encoding DNA repair and recombination protein RadA, translated as MAANEDLEELPGVGPATAEKLQENGFDSYQGLAVASPGELSNTADVGESTASDIIQAARKAADIGGFESGAQVLERREEIGKLSFNIDEVDDLLSGGVETQSITEVYGEFGSGKSQVTHQLSVNVQLPKEHGGLHGSAIFIDSEDTFRPERIDDMIRGLDDEIIAATMEDREIEGEPGEDEAMEELLESFLDNIHVAKAFNSNHQILLAEKAKELASESQDDEFPTRLLCVDSLTAHFRAEYVGRGQLAERQQKLNKHLHDLMRVGDLNNTAVLVTNQVSSNPDSFFGDPTQPIGGNILGHTSTFRVYLRKSKGSKRIFKLVDAPNLADGEAIMRVEDEGLVPE; from the coding sequence ATGGCAGCAAACGAGGATCTAGAGGAACTCCCTGGCGTCGGTCCGGCAACCGCAGAGAAGCTTCAGGAGAACGGCTTCGACTCGTATCAGGGGCTGGCAGTCGCCAGTCCGGGCGAACTGAGCAACACCGCCGACGTCGGCGAAAGTACAGCCTCGGACATTATTCAGGCTGCACGAAAAGCCGCAGATATCGGTGGCTTCGAGAGCGGTGCACAGGTACTCGAACGCCGCGAGGAGATCGGCAAACTCTCTTTCAACATCGACGAGGTCGACGACCTGCTGTCGGGCGGCGTCGAGACCCAGTCGATCACCGAGGTCTACGGCGAGTTCGGATCCGGGAAGTCACAGGTCACACACCAGCTTTCGGTGAACGTTCAGCTCCCCAAAGAGCACGGCGGGCTCCACGGTAGCGCCATCTTCATCGATAGCGAGGACACGTTCCGCCCCGAGCGGATCGACGACATGATCCGCGGGCTGGACGACGAGATCATCGCTGCGACGATGGAAGACCGCGAGATCGAGGGAGAGCCGGGCGAGGACGAAGCGATGGAAGAGCTTCTGGAAAGCTTCCTCGACAACATCCACGTTGCGAAGGCGTTCAACAGCAACCACCAGATCCTGCTGGCCGAGAAGGCAAAGGAGCTAGCAAGCGAGAGTCAGGACGACGAGTTCCCGACTCGCCTCCTCTGTGTCGACTCGCTGACGGCACACTTCCGTGCGGAGTACGTCGGTCGGGGCCAGCTCGCCGAGCGCCAGCAGAAACTCAACAAGCACCTCCACGACCTGATGCGCGTCGGCGACCTCAACAATACGGCCGTCCTCGTCACCAATCAGGTATCCTCGAATCCCGATTCCTTCTTCGGCGACCCGACCCAGCCGATCGGCGGCAACATCCTTGGGCATACCTCGACGTTCCGCGTCTATCTGCGCAAGTCCAAGGGATCGAAGCGGATCTTCAAGCTCGTTGATGCCCCGAACCTGGCTGACGGTGAGGCGATCATGCGCGTCGAGGACGAAGGGCTCGTCCCCGAGTAG
- a CDS encoding alpha-amylase family glycosyl hydrolase produces MSKNEDGADHDSTPRTHRHPHDKQNNRPDTKAEQSHHYTGDGADSYHPGQPRVVTVGTEIINPAFVGAIYGSDHGDFRNRDHLSPRLPVLRRDPEEYDADDFEWSIAERPDGSTAELEFAMATNENQPRYDHGRGHVTEFAPDEPGRYTLRLDAPDGTHEQTLYAVPEPTDPDAGQPRVELDARVEDDEFVVTATPALAPSRDTPSLLLDVTFLVDDRDPLDEDDLVIDDTTARLSLDAIEGESARVHAVAYDGNRPSVVDTVELSPDGAVSLPNRPPSWLDDSVIYEIFTRSFHGERGETDFDVLSERVEYLDELGVDVVWLTPVVPSVSGGEDISNGGPHGYDTLDYFDVAPDLTPSGTTPIEAYEQFIDACHDRDIKVLFDLVANHCGRDHAFFQASIDSTADRSGQWPHVESWDEDSKYYDWFHRVHQSRYDRSGDRVEPEPRVTGFYDHLHMPNWNYDNLAVREHMLAVADFWSGEVGVDGFRCDIAWGVPHDFWKDVREVVRKNDSEFLMLDETIPHDPSFAENEFDAHFDTDDYTETAHAIARGEVEAFELLEAVKARADKGFPDYTRLLNATENHDEKRLLNEALHTGAYDDPEGIQRACWAAGVALPGVPFVYYGQERAISRHGENRHLGPGDPRENDVRADGMQRAFMNWDEYDEEHLQFYKQLIDRYHDLDALKPAAGLEEVWHRSEDNVLAFGRDAAALDEVSGPERVVAVVNFEDGEPGRVELPAAVGTTDIITGEDVAVERTDTTTTIEVETIAVLETRTFDPIGEPIVEWRNDSKYRRRDAYDMPTHETFDQACFDLQRFEVREFADSYQFVFEFDSIENVWNRERGFSVQFPQIYVRDPEAGYGGLDAAPGIDARFKSVYQHRILARPEGLVSVETSHGSLVGTGGAEALTDRDAVLVWVEKDDLPDLREAELVPLVAGYDAEHKYDVRQTTEQATDWTFGTGPIRGTAPNVVDLITPAGVDRDDALAPFVDGLARMPFRSVD; encoded by the coding sequence ATGAGCAAGAACGAAGACGGAGCCGATCACGACTCTACCCCCCGAACGCATCGCCACCCGCATGACAAGCAAAACAATAGGCCCGATACGAAAGCCGAACAGTCCCACCATTACACCGGAGACGGCGCGGACTCGTATCACCCCGGACAGCCACGGGTCGTCACGGTCGGGACGGAGATCATCAACCCGGCCTTCGTGGGCGCAATCTACGGCAGTGACCACGGCGACTTCCGAAACAGGGACCATCTGAGCCCCCGGCTCCCCGTGCTTCGGCGCGATCCCGAGGAATACGACGCCGACGATTTCGAGTGGTCGATCGCGGAGCGCCCCGACGGCAGCACCGCCGAACTCGAGTTCGCGATGGCGACCAACGAGAACCAGCCTCGCTACGATCACGGTCGGGGCCACGTCACCGAGTTCGCGCCGGACGAACCCGGTCGATACACGCTTCGCCTCGACGCGCCGGATGGTACCCACGAACAGACGCTGTATGCCGTCCCCGAGCCGACCGATCCGGATGCCGGTCAGCCCCGCGTCGAACTCGACGCGAGGGTCGAGGACGACGAGTTCGTCGTCACCGCGACCCCGGCGCTCGCGCCGAGTCGTGATACACCCTCCCTTCTCCTCGACGTGACCTTCCTCGTCGACGATCGCGACCCGCTCGACGAGGACGACCTCGTGATCGACGACACGACGGCCCGCCTGTCCCTCGACGCGATTGAGGGGGAGTCGGCCCGTGTTCACGCAGTTGCGTACGATGGAAACCGCCCCAGCGTCGTTGACACCGTCGAACTCTCGCCCGATGGTGCCGTCTCGCTCCCGAACCGGCCACCCTCCTGGCTCGACGACAGCGTGATCTACGAGATATTCACGAGGTCGTTCCACGGCGAGCGCGGCGAGACCGATTTCGACGTCCTGAGCGAGCGTGTCGAGTATCTCGATGAGTTGGGCGTCGATGTCGTCTGGCTGACGCCGGTCGTCCCATCGGTCAGCGGCGGCGAAGATATCTCGAACGGCGGTCCCCACGGCTACGACACGCTCGATTACTTCGACGTGGCTCCCGACCTCACACCGTCGGGAACGACACCGATCGAGGCCTACGAGCAGTTCATCGATGCCTGTCACGACCGGGACATCAAGGTGCTGTTCGATCTCGTCGCGAACCACTGCGGGCGTGATCACGCGTTCTTCCAGGCGTCGATCGACAGCACTGCGGACCGATCGGGCCAGTGGCCCCACGTCGAATCGTGGGACGAGGACTCGAAGTACTACGACTGGTTCCACCGGGTCCACCAGTCACGGTACGACCGATCCGGTGATCGGGTCGAACCCGAGCCGCGGGTGACCGGCTTCTACGACCACCTCCACATGCCCAACTGGAACTACGACAATCTCGCGGTCCGTGAACATATGCTTGCGGTCGCTGACTTCTGGTCGGGCGAGGTCGGCGTCGACGGCTTTCGCTGTGATATCGCGTGGGGTGTTCCCCACGACTTCTGGAAGGACGTTCGCGAGGTCGTTCGCAAGAACGACAGCGAGTTCCTCATGCTCGACGAGACGATCCCCCACGATCCCTCGTTCGCCGAAAACGAGTTCGACGCCCACTTCGACACCGACGACTACACCGAGACGGCCCACGCCATCGCCCGCGGCGAGGTCGAAGCCTTCGAGCTTCTCGAAGCGGTCAAAGCCCGCGCTGACAAAGGCTTTCCCGACTACACCCGGCTGCTCAACGCCACCGAGAACCACGACGAGAAACGGCTGCTGAACGAAGCGCTCCACACCGGCGCGTACGACGACCCCGAGGGCATCCAGCGTGCCTGCTGGGCTGCAGGTGTCGCCCTGCCGGGCGTCCCCTTCGTCTACTACGGCCAGGAGCGGGCGATCAGCCGCCACGGTGAGAACCGCCACCTCGGCCCGGGAGACCCCCGTGAAAACGACGTACGTGCCGACGGAATGCAGCGCGCGTTCATGAACTGGGACGAGTACGACGAGGAACACCTCCAGTTCTACAAGCAACTCATCGATCGGTACCACGACCTCGACGCGCTCAAACCCGCGGCCGGGCTAGAAGAGGTCTGGCATCGATCCGAAGACAACGTTCTCGCGTTCGGACGGGACGCCGCTGCGCTCGATGAGGTCTCGGGTCCCGAGCGTGTCGTCGCAGTCGTCAACTTCGAGGATGGCGAACCCGGCCGAGTCGAACTTCCCGCAGCGGTCGGGACGACTGATATCATCACCGGCGAGGACGTTGCGGTCGAACGGACCGACACGACGACGACGATCGAGGTCGAGACCATCGCCGTTCTCGAAACGCGGACGTTCGACCCCATCGGCGAGCCAATCGTCGAGTGGCGCAACGACAGCAAGTACCGGCGGCGAGACGCTTACGACATGCCGACTCACGAGACGTTCGACCAGGCGTGTTTCGACCTGCAGCGCTTCGAGGTCCGCGAGTTCGCCGACAGCTACCAGTTCGTCTTCGAGTTCGATTCGATAGAGAACGTCTGGAACCGCGAGCGTGGCTTTTCAGTCCAGTTCCCGCAAATATACGTTCGCGACCCCGAGGCAGGCTACGGGGGACTCGATGCAGCGCCGGGGATCGACGCCAGATTCAAATCGGTGTATCAACACCGGATCCTCGCCCGGCCCGAAGGACTGGTCAGTGTCGAGACGAGTCACGGCTCGCTGGTCGGGACCGGCGGCGCGGAAGCGCTCACCGACCGCGACGCCGTCCTCGTCTGGGTCGAAAAGGACGACCTGCCGGACCTTCGAGAAGCCGAACTCGTCCCGCTGGTTGCCGGATACGATGCGGAACACAAGTACGACGTGCGACAGACGACCGAACAGGCAACCGACTGGACCTTCGGTACCGGTCCGATCAGGGGGACGGCCCCGAACGTCGTCGATCTGATCACGCCCGCGGGCGTCGACCGCGACGACGCACTCGCTCCCTTCGTCGACGGGCTCGCGCGGATGCCCTTCCGGTCGGTCGACTGA